In the Caballeronia sp. LZ062 genome, one interval contains:
- the pstB gene encoding phosphate ABC transporter ATP-binding protein PstB → MDMVESGVNHLNARTGDKPVERGPVPGSVRPTHGSQPADSIKPKIEVNNLNFFYNKYHALKNINLRIPEKKVTAFIGPSGCGKSTLLRTFNKMYALYPEQRAEGEILMDGANLLDTTKDISLLRARVGMVFQKPTPFPMSIYDNIAFGVKMFEQLSRSEMDDRVEWALTKAALWTEVKDKLTQSGYGLSGGQQQRLCIARGIAIRPEVLLLDEPCSALDPISTGRIEELIAELKSDYTVVIVTHNMQQAARCSDYTAYMYLGELIEFGDTEKIFIKPARKETEDYITGRFG, encoded by the coding sequence ATGGATATGGTCGAAAGCGGTGTCAACCACCTGAATGCGAGAACCGGCGACAAGCCTGTCGAGCGCGGTCCCGTGCCCGGCAGCGTGCGTCCGACGCATGGTTCGCAGCCGGCGGATTCCATCAAGCCGAAGATCGAGGTGAACAACCTCAACTTCTTCTACAACAAGTACCACGCGCTGAAGAACATCAACCTGCGCATTCCGGAGAAGAAGGTCACGGCGTTCATCGGTCCGTCGGGCTGCGGCAAGTCCACGTTGCTGCGCACGTTCAACAAGATGTACGCGCTCTATCCGGAGCAGCGCGCGGAAGGCGAGATCCTGATGGACGGCGCCAATCTGCTCGACACGACGAAGGACATCTCGCTCCTGCGCGCGCGCGTCGGCATGGTGTTCCAGAAGCCGACGCCGTTCCCGATGTCGATCTACGACAACATCGCGTTCGGCGTGAAGATGTTCGAGCAACTGTCGCGCTCGGAAATGGACGACCGCGTGGAATGGGCGCTCACCAAAGCCGCGCTCTGGACAGAAGTGAAGGACAAGCTCACGCAAAGCGGCTACGGTCTTTCGGGCGGCCAGCAGCAGCGTCTGTGCATCGCGCGCGGCATCGCTATTCGCCCGGAAGTGCTGCTGCTCGACGAACCGTGTTCGGCGCTCGATCCGATCTCGACCGGCCGTATCGAAGAGCTGATCGCGGAGCTGAAGAGCGACTACACGGTCGTGATCGTCACGCACAACATGCAACAGGCCGCGCGCTGCTCGGACTACACTGCCTATATGTACCTTGGTGAGTTGATCGAGTTCGGCGACACCGAGAAGATCTTCATCAAGCCGGCCCGCAAGGAAACGGAAGACTACATCACGGGCCGCTTTGGCTGA
- the phoU gene encoding phosphate signaling complex protein PhoU yields the protein MSDKHLSSQFDADLNAVSSKVLQMGGLVESQITAAMQALNEFDVQIADQVIAAEPRLNTMEVEIDEECSNIIARRQPAARDLRLLMAISKTITNLERAGDEAEKIAKRVKRINEDGAGRTVNIAEIKLSGEMAVSILRRALDAFARLDTVAAAQIVRDDKAIDDEFRAFVRKLVTYMMEDPRTISAGLDYLFIAKAVERIGDHAKNIAEFIIYIVKGTDVRHISRDQLEREALS from the coding sequence ATGTCCGATAAACACCTGTCGAGCCAGTTCGACGCCGATCTGAACGCGGTGTCCTCGAAAGTGCTGCAAATGGGCGGTCTCGTCGAGTCGCAGATCACCGCCGCGATGCAGGCGCTGAACGAATTCGACGTGCAGATCGCGGATCAAGTGATCGCGGCGGAACCACGCCTGAACACGATGGAAGTCGAAATCGACGAGGAGTGCAGCAACATCATCGCGCGCCGTCAGCCGGCCGCACGCGATCTGCGTCTGCTTATGGCGATCTCGAAGACCATCACGAATCTGGAGCGCGCCGGCGACGAAGCCGAGAAGATCGCCAAGCGCGTGAAGCGCATCAACGAAGACGGCGCGGGCCGCACGGTGAACATCGCGGAAATCAAGCTGTCGGGCGAGATGGCCGTGTCGATTCTGCGCCGTGCGCTCGATGCGTTCGCACGTCTGGATACCGTTGCCGCTGCGCAGATCGTGCGCGACGACAAGGCCATCGACGATGAATTCCGCGCCTTCGTGCGCAAGCTCGTCACGTACATGATGGAAGACCCGCGCACCATTTCGGCGGGGCTCGACTATCTCTTCATCGCGAAGGCGGTGGAGCGCATCGGCGATCACGCGAAGAACATCGCGGAGTTCATCATCTACATCGTGAAGGGCACGGACGTGCGCCACATCTCGCGCGACCAGCTCGAACGCGAGGCGCTCAGCTAA
- the phoB gene encoding phosphate regulon transcriptional regulator PhoB: MPSSILVVEDEPAISELISVNLQHAGHCPIRAYNAEQAQNLISDVLPDLVLLDWMLPAKSGIAFARELRNNERTKHIPIIMLTARGDEQDKVLGLEIGADDYVTKPFSPKELMARIKAVLRRRAPQLTEDVVAINGLRLDPATHRVAAHHSGNDIKLDLGPTEFRLLHFFMTHPERVHSRTQLLDQVWGDHVFVEERTVDVHIKRLRAALKPAGCDAMIETVRGSGYRLAKGA; this comes from the coding sequence ATGCCCAGCAGTATCCTCGTCGTCGAAGACGAACCCGCGATCTCCGAACTGATCTCGGTGAATCTGCAACATGCGGGACATTGCCCGATTCGCGCGTATAACGCGGAGCAGGCGCAAAACCTGATCAGCGACGTGCTGCCCGATCTCGTGCTGCTCGACTGGATGCTGCCCGCGAAGTCCGGCATCGCGTTCGCGCGCGAGCTGCGCAACAACGAGCGCACGAAGCACATTCCGATCATCATGCTCACCGCGCGCGGCGACGAGCAGGACAAGGTGCTCGGACTCGAAATCGGCGCGGACGATTACGTGACGAAACCGTTTTCGCCGAAAGAACTGATGGCGCGCATCAAGGCGGTGCTGCGCCGTCGCGCGCCGCAGTTGACGGAAGACGTGGTCGCGATCAACGGCCTGCGGCTCGATCCGGCGACGCACCGCGTGGCCGCGCATCATTCGGGCAACGACATCAAGCTCGATCTCGGCCCGACCGAGTTCCGCCTGCTGCATTTCTTCATGACGCATCCGGAGCGCGTGCACAGCCGCACGCAGCTGCTCGATCAGGTCTGGGGTGATCACGTGTTCGTCGAAGAGCGCACGGTCGACGTGCATATCAAGCGTCTGCGCGCCGCGCTCAAGCCCGCAGGCTGCGATGCTATGATCGAAACGGTGCGCGGCAGCGGCTACCGGCTAGCGAAGGGCGCCTGA
- the phoR gene encoding phosphate regulon sensor histidine kinase PhoR, whose amino-acid sequence MNIIWTRSIVSLALLAALSAAIGALAGVRVALAFAVVMLVVQSFVNTYHTQRLWRLLDAPVYGQVPSALGIWGEIYYRLHKLAKRWHAQVRQVEQQHSRFIQAIQASPNGVAMLDDHDQIEWCNAIAEKHFGLDAKRDLRQHITHLVRHPDFIRYLNSHRYEEMLIMRGMGANRQRSISVQVFPYGENRKLILTQDITELERTDSMRRDFVANVSHELKTPLTVLSGFLETMRELPLDEADRARYLDMMNQQAMRMQNIVRDLLVLANLEGDVRPPGDELLDMRAVLRHLEDDANSLSAGRHRIQFHNDDALTVAGAETELVSAFGNLVTNAVRYTPDGGSIDVSWERVDGRAVFTVRDSGLGIPAEHIPRLTERFYRVDRSRSRDTGGTGLGLAICKHVLQRHHADLDVKSEVGRGSTFIVRFPASRTALRKSVAA is encoded by the coding sequence ATGAACATCATCTGGACGCGTTCCATCGTGTCCCTCGCGCTCCTCGCGGCGTTGTCCGCCGCGATCGGCGCACTCGCGGGTGTGCGTGTCGCGCTCGCATTCGCGGTCGTCATGCTCGTCGTGCAGAGCTTCGTGAACACGTATCACACGCAACGGCTTTGGCGTCTGCTCGATGCGCCGGTGTACGGTCAGGTGCCCAGCGCGCTCGGCATCTGGGGCGAGATCTATTACCGCCTGCATAAGCTCGCGAAGCGCTGGCACGCGCAGGTGCGTCAGGTCGAGCAGCAGCATTCACGCTTCATCCAGGCGATTCAGGCATCGCCCAACGGCGTGGCGATGCTGGACGATCACGACCAGATCGAATGGTGCAACGCCATCGCGGAGAAGCACTTCGGGCTCGACGCCAAGCGCGATCTGCGGCAGCACATCACGCATCTCGTGCGTCATCCGGATTTCATTCGTTATCTGAATTCGCACCGTTACGAAGAGATGCTCATCATGCGCGGCATGGGCGCGAACCGGCAGCGGAGCATCTCGGTTCAGGTGTTTCCGTACGGCGAGAATCGCAAGCTGATTCTCACGCAAGACATTACTGAGCTGGAGCGGACGGATTCCATGCGGCGCGATTTCGTCGCAAACGTGTCGCACGAACTGAAGACGCCGCTCACCGTGCTTTCGGGCTTTCTCGAAACGATGCGCGAATTGCCGCTCGACGAGGCCGACCGCGCGCGCTATCTGGACATGATGAATCAGCAGGCCATGCGTATGCAGAACATCGTGCGCGATCTGTTGGTGCTCGCGAATCTCGAAGGCGACGTGCGCCCGCCCGGCGACGAACTGCTCGACATGCGCGCGGTTTTGCGTCATCTGGAAGACGACGCCAATAGTCTTTCGGCCGGGCGTCATCGCATCCAGTTTCATAACGACGACGCGCTGACGGTGGCCGGCGCGGAAACGGAACTGGTGAGCGCGTTCGGCAATCTCGTGACAAACGCGGTGCGCTACACGCCGGACGGCGGCAGCATCGACGTCTCATGGGAGCGCGTGGACGGTCGCGCGGTCTTCACCGTGCGCGACAGCGGCTTAGGCATTCCGGCCGAGCATATTCCGCGCTTGACGGAGCGCTTCTATCGCGTGGACCGAAGCCGTTCGCGCGATACTGGCGGCACGGGACTGGGCCTCGCCATCTGCAAGCATGTGCTGCAACGGCATCATGCGGATCTCGACGTGAAGAGCGAAGTGGGGCGGGGCAGTACGTTCATCGTGCGCTTTCCTGCGTCGCGCACGGCACTGCGTAAATCCGTGGCGGCTTGA
- the ppk1 gene encoding polyphosphate kinase 1: MSIRYPLFNRELGILGFNERVLAQAADTSVPLLERLRFICITSSNLDEFFEVRMAGLQEQMRDNPGTLSPDGMSLQHVYDLVSERAQRLVHQQYAMLHETVLPALEMEGIYFHGAESWTEQQTAWAREYFQNELLPVLTPIGLDPAHPFPRVLNKSLNFVVELEGTDAFGRQAMMGIVQAPRALPRLVRMPEALSGYPHGFVLLSSFMQHFVSELFPHLTVRNCNQFRITRNSELFVDEDEITNLRVALQGELPARHLGNAVRLEVSAETPPHLIRRLLDESQLNPRDCYRVNGPVNLVRLMQLPEMVDRPDLKFVPHIPSVPKSIANTTNLFDAIDQGDILLHHPYESFQPVLELLLQAAKDPQVVAIKQTIYRTGTDSPLMDALMQAARNGKEVTVVVELLARFDEETNINWASQLEAVGAHVVYGVVGHKCHAKMMLIVRRVSHGGKSVLKRYAHLGTGNYHPRTARLYTDFGLMTADQQMCEDVHHVFQQLTGIGGELALHQLWQSPFTLHAKLIEAIRAEAEHARAGRRARIVAKMNALLEPTVIAALYEASHAGVKIDLIVRGVCSLKPGVEDLSENITVRSIVGRFLEHHRIFYFYANGKEDVYLSSADWMDRNFFRRVEVAFPIRDRRLKRRVIAEGLSVCLGDNQSAWVMQSDGHYRKRRSGKALRNAQLGLLAKFCS, encoded by the coding sequence ATGTCCATACGTTATCCGCTCTTCAACCGTGAACTAGGCATCTTAGGTTTCAACGAGCGGGTACTGGCGCAAGCGGCCGACACATCGGTGCCGTTGCTGGAGCGCCTGCGCTTTATTTGCATCACCAGCAGCAATCTCGACGAATTTTTCGAAGTCCGCATGGCCGGCCTTCAGGAGCAGATGCGCGACAACCCCGGCACGCTCTCGCCGGACGGCATGTCGCTGCAACACGTCTACGATCTCGTCTCCGAACGCGCGCAACGCCTCGTTCATCAACAATACGCGATGCTGCACGAGACCGTATTGCCGGCGCTCGAAATGGAAGGTATCTATTTTCATGGCGCGGAAAGCTGGACGGAGCAGCAGACCGCGTGGGCGCGCGAATATTTTCAGAACGAACTGCTGCCGGTGCTGACGCCGATCGGGCTCGATCCCGCGCATCCTTTTCCGCGCGTGCTGAACAAGAGCCTGAACTTCGTCGTCGAACTGGAAGGCACCGACGCGTTCGGCCGTCAGGCGATGATGGGCATCGTGCAGGCGCCGCGCGCGCTGCCGCGCCTCGTGCGCATGCCGGAGGCGCTCTCGGGTTATCCGCATGGTTTCGTGCTGCTGAGTTCTTTCATGCAGCACTTCGTGAGCGAACTGTTTCCGCATCTGACGGTGCGCAATTGCAATCAGTTTCGCATCACGCGCAATAGCGAGCTTTTCGTCGACGAAGACGAAATCACGAATCTGCGCGTCGCGTTGCAGGGCGAACTGCCCGCGCGGCATCTCGGCAATGCGGTGCGGCTGGAAGTCTCGGCGGAAACGCCGCCGCATCTCATCCGCCGCCTGCTCGACGAAAGCCAGCTGAATCCGCGCGACTGCTATCGCGTGAACGGCCCGGTCAATCTTGTGCGACTCATGCAGTTGCCCGAAATGGTGGACCGGCCGGACCTCAAATTCGTGCCGCATATTCCGTCGGTGCCGAAGTCGATTGCGAACACGACGAATCTCTTCGACGCCATCGATCAGGGCGACATTCTGCTGCATCATCCGTACGAGAGCTTTCAGCCCGTGCTGGAACTGCTGCTGCAAGCGGCCAAAGACCCGCAAGTGGTGGCGATCAAGCAAACCATCTATCGCACGGGCACCGATTCGCCGTTGATGGACGCGCTCATGCAAGCGGCGCGCAACGGCAAGGAAGTGACCGTGGTCGTCGAACTGCTCGCGCGCTTCGACGAGGAAACGAACATCAACTGGGCGTCGCAGCTCGAAGCGGTAGGCGCGCATGTCGTGTACGGCGTGGTCGGCCACAAGTGCCACGCCAAGATGATGCTGATCGTGCGGCGCGTGTCGCACGGCGGCAAGAGCGTGCTCAAGCGGTACGCGCATCTCGGCACGGGCAACTATCATCCGCGCACGGCGCGCCTTTACACCGACTTCGGCCTCATGACCGCCGATCAGCAAATGTGCGAAGACGTGCATCATGTCTTTCAGCAGCTGACGGGCATCGGCGGCGAGCTTGCGCTGCATCAGCTATGGCAGTCGCCGTTCACGCTGCATGCGAAGCTGATCGAGGCGATCCGCGCCGAAGCCGAACATGCCCGCGCGGGCCGCCGGGCGCGCATCGTCGCGAAGATGAACGCGCTGCTGGAGCCGACCGTGATCGCGGCGCTCTACGAGGCATCGCATGCGGGCGTCAAGATCGATCTGATCGTGCGCGGCGTGTGTTCGCTGAAACCGGGCGTCGAAGATCTGTCCGAGAACATCACGGTGCGCTCGATCGTCGGGCGTTTCCTCGAGCATCACCGCATCTTCTATTTTTATGCGAACGGCAAGGAAGACGTGTATCTGTCGAGCGCCGACTGGATGGATCGCAATTTCTTTCGACGCGTGGAAGTGGCGTTCCCGATCCGCGACCGGCGTCTCAAGCGCCGCGTGATCGCGGAAGGCTTGTCGGTGTGCCTCGGCGACAATCAGTCCGCGTGGGTCATGCAAAGCGACGGGCACTATCGCAAGCGCCGTTCGGGCAAAGCGCTGCGCAATGCGCAGTTGGGATTGCTCGCGAAGTTCTGTTCGTAA
- the ppx gene encoding exopolyphosphatase: MVTHPHLLAAVDLGSNSFRLIVGRVEETPAGSQIYQVDALREPVRLAAGLSKDKMLDRASQLRGWDALKRFGERLRDFHPDQVRAVATNTLRVAKNAHDFLIEAEIALGFPIEVIAGREEARLIYAGAAHSVPASAGKRLVVDIGGGSTEFIIGAHYTPIHMESLYIGCVSHSRQFFPAGNVDEYTMRQAELAAKREIQIISREYKQTGWDQAIGSSGTARALAELVEANGFNDPEYTHGISRGGLERLKRALIKAENVNRLKLVALKPDRIPVLAGGLSIMLGVFEELGIEYVDTTDAALRLGVLYDLLGRSQHQDMRTVTVEGFKRRYGVDAAQAERIGNLAISFYDQLGEPDGERSAENRMFLAWAASLHEIGLSIAHSAYHKHSAYITSNADMPGFSRTDQARLAALVLGHAGKLGKLAQARGVDWTLLFCLRLAALLSRRRTDVGLPGIEVKTAGGGFEVRLPSDWVTNNPLTDYSLAQEAMEWEKIGRPYRVVYTD; encoded by the coding sequence ATGGTCACACATCCCCATCTTCTCGCCGCCGTCGACCTCGGATCGAACAGTTTCCGGCTGATCGTCGGCCGGGTCGAGGAAACGCCCGCTGGCAGCCAGATCTATCAGGTCGACGCGTTGCGCGAGCCGGTTCGCCTCGCAGCCGGACTCTCGAAGGACAAGATGCTCGACCGCGCGTCGCAGTTGCGCGGCTGGGATGCGCTCAAGCGTTTCGGCGAGCGTCTGCGCGACTTCCACCCGGATCAGGTGCGCGCGGTCGCCACCAACACGCTGCGCGTCGCGAAGAACGCGCACGACTTTCTCATCGAAGCCGAGATCGCGCTTGGTTTTCCGATCGAAGTGATCGCGGGCCGCGAGGAAGCGCGTCTTATCTACGCAGGCGCGGCGCATTCGGTGCCGGCGAGCGCGGGCAAGCGGCTCGTCGTGGATATCGGCGGCGGATCGACCGAGTTCATCATCGGCGCGCATTACACGCCGATTCACATGGAGAGCCTCTATATCGGCTGCGTGAGCCACAGCCGCCAGTTCTTCCCGGCCGGCAACGTGGACGAATACACGATGCGCCAGGCCGAACTCGCCGCCAAGCGCGAGATTCAGATCATTTCGCGCGAATACAAGCAGACGGGCTGGGATCAGGCGATCGGCTCGTCGGGCACGGCGCGGGCGCTCGCCGAACTGGTCGAGGCGAACGGCTTCAACGATCCCGAGTACACGCACGGCATTTCGCGCGGCGGGCTGGAGCGCCTGAAGCGCGCGCTCATCAAGGCGGAGAACGTGAATCGGCTGAAGCTCGTTGCGTTGAAGCCGGACCGCATTCCGGTGCTGGCGGGCGGGCTTTCCATCATGCTCGGTGTGTTCGAGGAACTCGGTATCGAATACGTCGATACGACCGACGCCGCGCTGCGGCTCGGCGTGCTGTACGACCTGCTCGGCCGCTCGCAGCATCAGGACATGCGCACGGTGACGGTCGAAGGCTTCAAGCGCCGTTATGGCGTCGATGCCGCGCAGGCCGAGCGCATCGGCAATCTGGCGATCAGCTTCTACGATCAGCTCGGCGAGCCGGACGGGGAGCGCAGCGCGGAGAACCGCATGTTTCTCGCGTGGGCGGCGTCGCTGCATGAGATCGGCTTGTCGATCGCGCATAGCGCCTATCACAAGCATTCGGCGTACATCACGAGCAACGCCGACATGCCCGGCTTTTCGCGCACGGATCAGGCGCGGCTCGCGGCGCTCGTGCTCGGTCACGCGGGCAAGCTCGGCAAGCTCGCGCAGGCGCGTGGTGTCGACTGGACGCTGCTGTTCTGCCTGCGACTCGCCGCGCTTCTGTCGCGGCGCCGCACGGATGTCGGCCTGCCCGGCATCGAGGTGAAAACGGCGGGCGGCGGCTTCGAGGTGCGTTTGCCGAGCGACTGGGTGACGAACAATCCGCTCACCGACTACAGCCTCGCGCAGGAAGCCATGGAATGGGAAAAGATCGGGCGGCCGTATCGCGTCGTCTACACCGATTAA
- a CDS encoding GNAT family N-acyltransferase, producing the protein MQDSPTPFLQSAASSLSLDSRRRLPRTAETVTGQHRLQVAWARSDDALREAQRLRYRVFAEEMGAHLSGPAGLDVDAFDAYCDHLLVRDLDTLKVVGTYRVLPPHQAARIGRLYAESEFDVSRLTHLRPKLVEVGRSCVHPDYRNGAVIMSLWGGLATYMMQNGYETMLGCTSVGMNDGGHYAANLYCSLPADALTAHEYRAFAHTPLPVEELRTGVAVSPPPLVKGYLRLGAKICGAPAWDPDFNTADFLTLFRLSDINARYARHFMGDAGR; encoded by the coding sequence ATGCAAGATTCGCCGACGCCCTTCCTGCAATCCGCAGCGTCATCGCTCTCGCTCGATTCGCGCCGCCGCCTTCCGCGCACCGCCGAAACCGTCACGGGCCAGCACCGGCTGCAGGTCGCATGGGCGCGCTCGGACGACGCGCTGCGCGAGGCGCAACGGCTGCGCTACCGCGTGTTCGCCGAAGAGATGGGCGCGCATCTGTCGGGCCCTGCCGGGCTTGACGTCGACGCCTTCGACGCCTACTGCGACCACCTGCTCGTGCGCGATCTCGACACGCTCAAAGTGGTCGGCACGTATCGCGTGTTGCCGCCGCATCAGGCCGCGCGCATCGGCCGGCTCTACGCGGAAAGCGAATTCGACGTGTCGCGCCTCACGCATCTGCGCCCCAAGCTCGTGGAGGTGGGCCGTTCGTGCGTGCATCCGGACTATCGCAACGGCGCGGTCATCATGTCGCTGTGGGGCGGGCTCGCCACGTACATGATGCAGAACGGTTACGAGACGATGCTCGGTTGCACGAGCGTCGGCATGAACGATGGCGGCCACTACGCAGCGAATCTGTACTGCTCGCTGCCCGCCGACGCACTCACCGCGCACGAGTACCGCGCGTTCGCGCATACGCCGCTGCCGGTCGAGGAATTGCGCACGGGCGTAGCCGTCAGCCCGCCGCCGCTCGTCAAGGGCTATCTGCGCCTCGGCGCGAAGATTTGCGGCGCGCCCGCGTGGGACCCCGACTTCAACACGGCGGACTTTCTGACGCTCTTCCGGCTCTCGGACATCAACGCGCGTTATGCGCGGCACTTCATGGGCGATGCGGGACGCTGA
- a CDS encoding histidine phosphatase family protein, which produces MNLILWRHAEAEDQASSDLARQLTSRGRKQAQGMAKWLRARIGDDAIFLASPATRTIQTAEAFGDRYRVVDDLAPGKTAKNVLDAAGWPDGAGQTVVVIGHQPTLGRVAALLLTGHEAEWPVKKSGIWWFQGRTRSGDGQIVVRAVMCPDLL; this is translated from the coding sequence ATGAACCTCATTCTCTGGCGTCACGCCGAAGCGGAAGACCAGGCGTCGAGCGACCTCGCGCGCCAGCTCACGTCGCGCGGGCGCAAGCAGGCACAAGGCATGGCGAAGTGGCTGAGGGCGCGCATCGGCGACGACGCGATCTTTCTCGCCAGTCCCGCGACGCGCACGATCCAGACGGCCGAAGCGTTCGGCGACCGCTATCGCGTGGTGGACGATCTCGCGCCCGGCAAGACCGCGAAGAACGTCCTCGACGCCGCCGGCTGGCCGGATGGCGCCGGACAGACCGTCGTGGTAATCGGCCATCAGCCGACGCTCGGGCGCGTGGCCGCGTTGCTTCTGACCGGACACGAAGCGGAATGGCCGGTCAAAAAAAGCGGCATCTGGTGGTTTCAGGGCCGCACACGCAGCGGCGACGGCCAGATCGTGGTGCGCGCGGTGATGTGTCCGGACCTGCTTTGA
- a CDS encoding peptidoglycan DD-metalloendopeptidase family protein — translation MQKRIGQAVRASVIASLIAVLAACGSAPVAPGYYRVQRGDTLSKIARENRTSTRNITRWNALTNPDAIEVGQVLRVAPPAGSASASGAASAGAAATAKSEAKADAPAKPGPGVSLVWPAQGSVIRSFDGKNSKGIDIANSAGTPVVAAAAGSVVYAGNGLRGYGNMLIVKHNDDYLTAYAHNRTLLVKEGQTVQQGQQIAEMGDTDSDRTMLHFEVRYMGRSTDPSRYLPPR, via the coding sequence TTGCAGAAAAGAATTGGACAGGCCGTCCGCGCATCGGTCATCGCATCGTTGATCGCCGTGCTCGCCGCGTGTGGATCAGCCCCGGTCGCGCCGGGCTACTATCGCGTGCAGCGCGGCGACACGCTCTCGAAGATCGCGCGCGAAAACCGCACGTCGACCAGAAACATCACGCGCTGGAACGCGCTCACGAACCCCGACGCCATCGAAGTCGGCCAGGTGCTGCGCGTCGCGCCGCCTGCGGGCAGCGCGAGCGCGTCCGGCGCGGCGTCGGCGGGCGCAGCCGCGACCGCAAAGAGCGAAGCAAAGGCCGATGCACCCGCGAAGCCGGGACCGGGCGTCTCACTGGTATGGCCGGCGCAAGGGAGCGTGATTCGCAGCTTCGACGGCAAGAACTCGAAGGGCATCGACATTGCGAATTCGGCGGGCACGCCGGTCGTCGCGGCGGCGGCGGGCAGCGTCGTCTATGCAGGCAACGGCTTGCGCGGCTACGGCAACATGCTGATCGTCAAACATAACGACGACTACCTGACCGCCTACGCCCACAATCGCACGCTGCTCGTGAAGGAAGGCCAGACTGTGCAGCAGGGACAGCAGATTGCGGAGATGGGCGACACCGACAGCGATCGCACCATGCTGCACTTCGAGGTGCGCTACATGGGCCGCTCGACGGACCCGTCGCGCTATTTGCCGCCGCGCTAG
- a CDS encoding aldose epimerase: protein MSSEKDVIEIERDGAVIQLAPHAGGRLMTWRVGGEPVIHWPATLDEAAWSNAAKIRGGNPLLFPFLGRHFVDGEIGKWRDPDGVVHTLPTHGFARNLPFSSTRDADGHGLRMTLVDSDATREGYPFAFRFEAAYRLVDAVTLDVELTTSNPGEVALPYYAGHHFYFHLPHDQRGESSVELPRTERRRQLPDGSITDAETGAPRYSLADASIVDCFHCLTGPSDEPVRLVLPSGTVSFELQQPDSVPWYAVTTWTESDTSDFYCVEPWIGLPDAIHNGRGLRWLAPGKTETASLRLVVTPSQ, encoded by the coding sequence ATGTCATCCGAGAAAGACGTCATCGAAATCGAACGCGACGGCGCGGTCATTCAACTCGCGCCGCATGCGGGCGGGCGGCTCATGACCTGGCGCGTCGGCGGCGAGCCGGTCATTCACTGGCCGGCGACGCTCGATGAAGCCGCCTGGTCGAATGCCGCGAAGATTCGCGGCGGGAATCCGCTCTTGTTCCCGTTTCTCGGCCGACATTTCGTCGATGGCGAAATCGGCAAATGGCGCGATCCGGACGGCGTCGTGCATACGCTGCCCACGCACGGCTTCGCGCGCAACCTGCCCTTCTCTTCCACACGCGATGCCGACGGCCACGGCCTGCGCATGACGCTCGTGGACAGCGACGCTACCCGCGAGGGCTATCCGTTCGCGTTCCGTTTCGAAGCGGCCTACCGCCTCGTCGATGCGGTGACGCTCGATGTCGAACTCACGACGTCGAATCCGGGCGAAGTCGCGCTGCCGTATTACGCGGGACATCACTTCTACTTTCATCTGCCGCACGATCAACGCGGCGAGAGCAGCGTCGAGTTGCCGCGCACAGAGCGGCGGCGTCAGTTGCCGGACGGCTCCATCACCGATGCCGAGACCGGCGCACCGCGTTATTCGCTGGCGGACGCGAGTATTGTCGACTGCTTCCATTGCCTGACCGGGCCTTCCGACGAACCGGTGCGGCTTGTGCTGCCGAGCGGCACCGTGAGTTTCGAGCTGCAACAGCCGGACTCGGTGCCGTGGTACGCCGTCACGACGTGGACGGAATCCGATACATCGGACTTCTATTGCGTCGAACCTTGGATCGGCCTTCCGGACGCCATCCACAACGGCCGCGGCCTGCGCTGGCTCGCGCCGGGCAAGACCGAGACGGCGTCGCTTCGTCTGGTAGTGACGCCCTCGCAATAA